In the Drosophila biarmipes strain raj3 chromosome X, RU_DBia_V1.1, whole genome shotgun sequence genome, one interval contains:
- the LOC108023758 gene encoding zinc finger protein 865, which yields MICRLCLNALDEQSAVLLFGGSAGGTSASAPEDEEDGKAMPESYLVQLISIHLYLCLSRDDAISTCICTECCSQLESFHNFWKLVELKQTTLCSQFLAIDCDVNWSEEGGEVQQEPPDTDAQPQRPAEEPKAVTPTTANKFPCMFCEKSFKMRRYLEEHIATHTGDRPIACPYCEMAFRCRSNMYTHVKSKHTTQWLKAREERDAAKSGQNHTAPEEPAPAPAPALPVVAPPHPPAITAHPAAAAAAPLLSPPTQPQQLPLSVIKSQPSEAINLTISKTPPSASRGSRNRASRRKTHSPKKVQHTEGSDASDEDSPQKRLKENELMLANYNAVAAAVVAAASLTGHPPGQTDSLQQRLCASLLQQQQQEQLFAVMSATAAAAAAVGTSSAATTTTTTSTGAMLVHAYGNPPAETEKPAALQAVIHGAAPISMICPNCGELPGQNHRCLSKPKYACDVCGKCFKMKRYLEEHFATHTGVKLHTCAFCPTEFRSKSNMYHHTKRKHKAEWERSRATRSAAKAGVQEQGQHASPPQAQPGPAAAAL from the exons ATGATCTGCCGCCTGTGTCTGAACGCGCTGGACGAGCAGAGCGCGGTGCTGCTGTTCGGCGGCAGCGCCGGCGGAACCAGTGCGTCCGCCccggaggacgaggaggacggAAAGGCGATGCCGGAGAGCTACCTGGTGCAACTGATCTCGATTCACTTGTACCTCTGC CTCTCCCGCGACGACGCCATCTCCACCTGCATTTGCACCGAGTGCTGCTCGCAACTGGAGAGCTTCCACAACTTCTGGAAGCTGGTGGAGCTGAAGCAGACGACGCTGTGCAGCCAGTTCCTGGCCATCGACTGCGATGTCAACTGGTCGGAGGAGGGCGGCGAGGTGCAGCAGGAGCCGCCGGACACGGACGCACAGCCCCAGCGGCCGGCGGAGGAGCCCAAGGCCGTAACGCCCACCACGGCCAACAAGTTCCCCTGCATGTTCTGCGAGAAGTCCTTCAAGATGCGCCGCTACCTGGAGGAGCACATAGCCACGCACACGGGCGACCGGCCCATCGCCTGTCCCTACTGCGAGATGGCCTTCCGCTGCCGCTCGAATATGTACACCCACGTGAAGAGCAAGCACACCACCCAGTGGCTGAAGGCGCGCGAGGAGCGGGACGCGGCCAAGTCGGGGCAGAATCACACGGCGCCGGAGGAGCCGGCcccagctcctgctcctgctcttCCAGTTGTTGCTCCACCTCATCCCCCTGCCATAACCGCCCATCCCGCTGCGGCCGCTGCAGCTCCTCTGCTCTCACCACCCACCCAGCCACAGCAGCTGCCCCTGTCCGTGATCAAGAGCCAGCCCAGCGAGGCCATCAACCTCACCATCTCCAAGACCCCGCCCTCCGCCAGCCGGGGCTCCCGCAATCGGGCCAGTCGCCGCAAGACGCACTCGCCCAAGAAGGTCCAGCACACGGAGGGCAGCGACGCCAGCGACGAGGACTCGCCCCAGAAGAGGCTCAAGGAGAACGAGCTGATGCTGGCCAACTACAATGCGGTGGCGGCGGCTGTGGTGGCAGCCGCTTCGCTCACGGGCCATCCTcctggacagacggacagccTGCAGCAACGCCTGTGCGCGAGTctgctgcaacagcagcagcaggagcagctctTTGCCGTCATGTCGGCGACAGCGGCTGCCGCGGCGGCGGTGGGAACGAGTAGCGCCGCCACCACAACGACGACGACGTCCACAGGGGCAATGCTGGTCCATGCCTACGG CAATCCACCGGCAGAAACGGAAAAGCCGGCTGCGTTGCAGGCCGTCATCCATGGCGCCGCCCCCATCTCGATGATTTGTCCCAACTGCGGCGAGCTTCCTGGCCAGAATCATCGCTGCCTGAGCAAGCCCAAGTATGCCTGCGACGTGTGCGGCAAGTGCTTCAAGATGAAGCGGTACTTGGAG GAGCACTTCGCCACCCACACGGGCGTCAAGCTGCACACCTGCGCCTTCTGTCCCACGGAGTTCCGGTCCAAGTCGAATATGTACCACCACACCAAGCGCAAGCACAAAGCGGAGTGGGAGCGGTCGCGCGCCACGCGCTCGGCGGCCAAGGCGGGCGTCCAGGAGCAGGGGCAGCACGCCAGTCCGCCACAGGCCCAGCCAGGACCCGCTGCTGCCGCTCTCTAG
- the LOC108023699 gene encoding PHD finger protein 12, translating to MSKVDQDPNASLSIMEQIKQLIRPPPNEDEKLVQRSTNTKHPYYRRPGRGHNHDYCDACEEGGNLLCCDRCPSSFHLQCHDPPLSEEDIPSGQWLCHSCRMAKVSQPPASSSKASSVERVPSAGSGSRANTPSSGDLESIPLKIRNLRKRSNSERNSTEKLLAKMPLAIQRALDPNKKPTPLDDVIRAASMLNPQQFSLPPELELHTQFPGNGKVQPVQQPHPPSGNGGHRKCAGNQRRNSKPFELDAQGLVPLPAKTCFYCTRSCKRAPLISCDYCPLYYHQDCLDPPLTALPAGLWMCPNHAENFIDANMTNSISATERVRLWNRFHQPLDHENVKLEFFRRVNTRHPPFRTKTNVRARAHIEVPAIVRYHYEHPPALLPSMRQTLRYDRVKRRKNLPTEVEEISRESVTESLLKDLEALRSARAKFREIQREYGTVETGAEGDSDSDPSPEEPESETNSPGDKVNGGVDAEAPKAESEALANEQPSVVKVESKASLELEISFEEDEEDSKTGIIDADLFHLDVDIIKKLAHQRLQQLVEEHPEIVTQYKNRTAARRLRQLAAGEGTEPAAGHPTAALQGQLAPEDMNRLSLLFTSETSSILAQKNGNAADEDPAMALHPALATAAAIAAADAAAESYVPRARSDTEKAYELASRLELKLLQCKVQARAVITPLGDMLEDSRWFSSLGLDHSIFMRYRTLYIGYGGHYSPSTTLAQTETVDLSAIGYCCRISPQHAIIFYDEFSKSYELINYSEFGTEVNGQLYACDLTDRMPTHAGKRMRPDDAELKRRVDDLLDKRRHIQRQFEPKKIGHERLAPIVKPACRCTNADPVPMVAGAWEGSAVLAHGTLLRFGCLSFVFSVPSLDLLQAQARTKRS from the exons ATGTCTAAAGTGGACCAGGACCCAAATGCCTCGCTGAGCATCATGGAG CAAATCAAGCAGCTCATCCGCCCGCCGCCCAACGAGGACGAGAAGCTGGTCCAGCGGAGCACCAACACGAAGCATCCGTACTACAGGAGGCCGGGAAGGGGCCACAACCACGACTACTGCGACGCCTGCGAGGAGGGCGGCAATCTGCTGTGCTGCGACCGCTGCCCCTCCAGCTTCCACCTGCAGTGCCA TGATCCGCCGCTGAGCGAGGAGGACATACCCAGTGGCCAGTGGCTGTGCCACAGCTGCCGGATGGCCAAGGTGTCCCAGCCGCCGGCCTCCTCCTCCAAGGCCAGCTCCGTGGAGCGCGTGCCGTCGGCGGGCAGCGGCTCAAGGGCCAACACGCCGTCCTCCGGAGACCTGGAGTCCATACCGCTGAAGATCCGCAACCTGCGCAAGCGCAGCAACAGCGAACGCAACAGCACCGAGAAGCTGCTGGCCAAGATGCCGCTGGCCATACAGCGCGCCCTCGACCCCAACAAGAAGCCGACGCCGCTGGACGATGTCATCAGGGCGGCCAGCATGCTGAATCCGCAGCAATTCTCACTGCCGCCGGAGCTGGAGCTGCACACCCAGTTCCCGGGCAACGGCAAGGTGCAGCCCGTCCAGCAGCCGCACCCGCCGAGCGGGAACGGCGGACATCGCAAGTGCGCCGGCAACCAGCGCCGCAACTCCAAGCCCTTCGAGCTGGACGCCCAGGGACTGGTGCCGCTGCCCGCCAAGACCTGTTTCTACTGCACGCGCTCCTGCAAGCGGGCGCCGCTCATCTCCTGCGACTACTGTCCGCtctactaccaccaggactgCCTGGATCCCCCTCTTACGGCACTGCCAGCTGGATTGTGGATGTGCCCCAACCACGCCGAAAACTTCATC GACGCCAATATGACCAACAGCATCTCGGCCACGGAGCGGGTGCGCCTGTGGAACCGCTTCCACCAGCCGCTCGACCATGAGAACGTCAAGCTGGAGTTCTTCCGGCGCGTCAACACTCGCCATCCGCCCTTCCGCACCAAGACGAACGTGCGCGCCCGCGCCCACATCGAGGTGCCGGCCATTGTGCGCTACCACTACGAGCACCCCCCGGCGCTGCTGCCCTCCATGCGCCAAACGCTGCGCTACGACCGGGTGAAGCGGCGCAAGAACCTGCCCACCGAGGTCGAGGAGATCTCCCGCGAGTCGGTCACCGAGTCGCTGCTCAAGGATCTGGAGGCGCTGCGCTCGGCTCGGGCCAAGTTCCGCGAGATCCAGCGGGAGTACGGCACCGTGGAGACGGGCGCGGAGGGAGACAGCGACAGCGATCCCAGTCCCGAGGAGCCGGAGTCGGAGACGAACTCGCCCGGCGACAAGGTCAATGGCGGCGTGGATGCGGAGGCGCCCAAAGCGGAGTCGGAAGCGCTGGCCAACGAGCAGCCGTCGGTTGTCAAGGTGGAGTCCAAGGCCAGCCTGGAGCTGGAGATCAGCttcgaggaggacgaggaggacaGCAAGACGGGCATCATCGATGCGGACCTCTTCCACCTGGACGTGGACATTATCAAGAAGCTGGCGCACCAGCGCCTGCAGCAGCTGGTGGAGGAGCATCCGGAGATTGTGACGCAGTACAAGAATCGCACGGCCGCCCGCCGGCTGCGTCAGCTGGCCGCTGGCGAGGGAACAGAGCCGGCCGCAGGACACCCCACTGCTGCCCTCCAAGGTCAATTGGCGCCGGAGGACATGAACCGTTTATCGCTGCTGTTCACCAGCGAAACGTCCTCGATACTGGCGCAGAAGAACGGCAATGCCGCCGACGAGGATCCCGCCATGGCGCTGCACCCGGCCCTGGCCACGGCGGCGGCCATTGCGGCGGCGGACGCGGCTGCCGAGAGCTATGTGCCGCGTGCCCGCAGCGACACGGAGAAGGCCTACGAGCTGGCCTCGCGCCTGGAGCTCAAGCTGCTGCAGTGCAAGGTGCAGGCGCGGGCGGTCATCACCCCCCTGGGCGACATGCTCGAGGACAGCCGCTGGTTCAGCTCGCTTGGGCTGGACCACTCGATTTTCATGCGCTACCGCACGCTGTACATCGGCTACGGCGGCCACTACTCGCCGTCGACGACGCTGGCGCAGACGGAGACCGTGGACCTGTCGGCGATCGGCTACTGCTGCCGCATCTCGCCGCAGCACGCCATCATCTTCTACGACGAGTTCTCCAAGTCGTACGAGCTGATCAACTACTCGGAGTTCGGCACGGAGGTCAACGGGCAGCTGTACGCCTGCGACCTGACCGACAGGATGCCCACGCACGCCGGCAAGCGCATGCGGCCGGACGACGCGGAGCTGAAGAGGCGCGTCGACGACCTGCTGGACAAGCGGCGGCACATCCAGCGCCAGTTCGAGCCCAAGAAGATCGGCCACGAGCG GTTGGCGCCCATTGTGAAGCCCGCCTGCCGCTGCACGAACGCCGATCCGGTGCCCATGGTGGCCGGCGCCTGGGAGGGATCGGCCGTGCTGGCCCACGGCACGCTGCTGCGGTTCGGCTGCCTGTCGTTCGTGTTCTCGGTGCCGTCGCTGGACCTGCTGCAGGCGCAGGCGCGGACCAAGCGATCCTAG
- the LOC108023247 gene encoding proline-rich antigen yields the protein MFSIFGKRKPAETPTEDQPIQGPAEGPRPGSSGDDFVFIERRPGPDAPPPSAASVSGAMYPPMPPAGYLPYPPMPGPRGGGPPPGAAAATKLPGAQGPVNYLQDIPFELAPGLATKDRYASTQMQVDSILALLTRQLSVDELAEEYTFALERSVQNECY from the coding sequence ATGTTCTCCATTTTCGGGAAGCGCAAGCCCGCCGAGACGCCCACGGAGGACCAGCCCATCCAGGGGCCGGCGGAGGGACCCCGACccggcagcagcggcgacgACTTCGTGTTCATAGAGCGGAGGCCCGGACCGGATGCTCCTCCGCCGTCCGCAGCCTCCGTTTCCGGCGCCATGTACCCGCCCATGCCGCCGGCGGGCTACCTGCCCTACCCGCCGATGCCAGGACCCAGGGGCGGCGGCCCGCCACCCGGAGCCGCAGCTGCGACGAAGCTGCCCGGCGCCCAAGGACCCGTCAACTACTTGCAGGACATTCCCTTCGAGCTGGCGCCCGGCCTGGCCACCAAGGACCGCTACGCCAGCACCCAGATGCAGGTGGACAGCATCCTGGCGCTGCTCACGCGCCAGCTGTCCGTGGACGAGCTAGCCGAGGAGTACACGTTCGCCCTGGAGAGGTCCGTGCAGAACGAGTGCTACTAG
- the LOC108023744 gene encoding uncharacterized protein LOC108023744, with the protein MASSNVSDWDEPLPTSTDSLPEEEDPDVCAEENVKRRQEENLAKLQSYVRRMAYQPAMPPKVKPYDVALSKPKLHTLIDNYEQFKDVYDPKLRAKRIKRMVGKYNAITTEQLEEILKSNKTKERKKEDFLKRKQELYYNMLTKLERQCRTQYLNVLIKKFAKFIAHLATTMRIPPQLVDPYARMQRGIFCNILLAIGVQPTSQSAIYYTSQDAIEYDVCHRLAHALLSLIIKALDSAATRDPNELAKPADMDFEMDNHIKRRLMCAAEKKLMYERRRKKPQPQGLGAFEKCTRYDCD; encoded by the exons ATGGCCAGCTCCAACGTGTCGGACTGGGACGAGCCGCTGCCCACGTCCACGGACTCGCtgcccgaggaggaggacccGGACGTGTGCGCCGAGGAGAACGTGAAGAGGCGGCAGGAGGAGAACCTGGCCAAGCTGCAGTCCTACGTGCGCCGCATGGCCTACCAGCCGGCCATGCCGCCCAAGGTGAAGCCCTACGACGTGGCCCTGTCCAAGCCCAAGCTGCACACGCTCATCGACAACTACGAGCAGTTCAAGGACGTCTACGACCCCAAGCTGCGGGCCAAGCGCATCAAGCGGATGGTGGGCAAGTACAACGCCATCACCACCGA GCAGCTGGAGGAGATCCTCAAGAGCAACAAGACCAAGGAGCggaagaaggaggacttcctGAAGCGCAAGCAGGAACTGTACTACAACATGCTGACCAAGCTGGAGCGCCAGTGCCGCACCCAGTACCTGAACGTGCTCATCAAGAAGTTCGCCAAGTTCATCGCCCATCTGGCCACCACGATGCGCATCCCGCCGCAGCTGGTCGACCCCTATGCGCGCATGCAGCGCGGCATCTTCTGCAACATCCTGCTGGCCATCGGCGTGCAGCCCACCTCGCAGTCGGCCATCTACTACACCAGCCAGGACGCCATCGAGTACGACGTGTGCCACCGCCTGGCGCACGCCCTGCTCAGCCTGATCATCAAGGCCCTGGACTCGGCCGCAACGCGGGACCCCAACGAGCTGGCCAAGCCGGCGGACATGGACTTCGAGATGGACAACCACATCAAGCGGCGGCTCATGTGCGCCGCCGAGAAGAAGCTGATGTACGAGCGGCGCCGCAAGAAGCCCCAGCCGCAGGGCCTTGGAGCCTTCGAGAAGTGCACCCGCTACGATTGCGACTAG
- the LOC108023743 gene encoding mitochondrial ribonuclease P catalytic subunit, with protein sequence MYNLRLLRRILPSAGHPQPRWMASQHKRRPQPGSLPPDRLEELRNDLLQRRQELSAAEWTEVRQSLVDGYKHINGHNVDAVILGVCAGPQQLPLAKNYVEFLRSRGSQPNAATLGRLLRVYNAAYHERPLSEAEQAEILQICRNLQAEHETLDASSCEHIIHGLVATGGDDWQGALPLLEMMKVTTSAPSVAAYSALAEKAFSVETEQAQELAWRLLEEMATARKLPKCEVYLALLNRLANATAQIPALLNRLLDFLERHEILVSQRVAERLQELAQQVPQLLEASATSLGPLGKCQSCEQHLQPVAISDEQFRRLSECFLERVLIRRDVFQRSTPEEVARFKKYVAKTAPYDCVIDGLNVAYSTGTKKSPQQLAKLVATVVRHFRDQDKRVLVLGREHMRNWSKQAMHYVQSNASLFLTSNLSHDDPFLLYATLRSGQDTDFFSRDLMRSHAFHLGPELKPVFRRWQQQHQFSLVTQTQTGRIIVKEPIRHRLSAHAVAGAWHVPYCEAYTQHPTESFEVPAHWLCLRLKEQPKETPARAAKGRARR encoded by the exons ATGTACAATTTACGACTGCTGCGGCGAATCCTGCCCAGCGCCGGCCACCCGCAGCCACGCTGGATGGCCAGCCAGCACAAGCGGCGCCCCCAGCCAGGCAGCCTGCCGCCGGATCGGCTGGAGGAGCTGCGCAACGATCTCCTCCAGCGTCGCCAGGAGCTGAGCGCCGCCGAGTGGACGGAGGTGCGCCAGTCGCTGGTGGACGGCTACAAGCACATCAACGGGCACAACGTGGACGCTGTGATCCTGGGCGTGTGCGCTGGCCCACAACAACTCCCGCTGGCCAAGAACTATGTGGAGTTCCTGCGCAGTCGGGGCTCCCAGCCGAATGCAGCCACCCTGGGACGCCTGCTGCGGGTCTACAATGCCGCCTACCACGAACGACCGCTCAGCGAGGCGGAGCAGGCCGAGATCTTGCAGATCTGCAGGAACCTGCAGGCGGAGCACGAAACCCTGGACGCCAGCAGCTGTGAGCACATCATCCACGGCCTGGTGGCCACAGGAGGCGACGATTGGCAGGGAGCTCTGCCGCTCCTCGAGATGATGAAGGTCACCACCAGTGCGCCCAGCGTAGCCGCCTACTCGGCGCTGGCGGAGAAGGCTTTTAGCGTGGAGACGGAGCAGGCGCAAGAGTTGGCCTGGCGCCTGCTGGAGGAGATGGCCACGGCCCGTAAGCTTCCCAAATGTGAGGTCTACCTGGCGCTGCTCAATCGCCTGGCCAACGCAACTGCCCAGATCCCTGCCCTGCTCAACCGCCTCTTGGACTTCCTCGAGCGGCATGAGATTCTAGTCAGCCAGCGAGTGGCAGAGCGACTGCAGGAGCTGGCCCAGCAGGTGCCGCAGCTCCTCGAGGCCAGTGCCACCAGCCTGGGCCCGCTGGGCAAGTGCCAGTCCTGCGAGCAGCACCTCCAGCCGGTGGCCATCAGCGACGAGCAGTTCCGGCGGCTCAGCGAGTGCTTCCTGGAGCGCGTGCTCATACGCCGCGATGTCTTCCAGCGATCCACGCCCGAGGAGGTGGCCAGGTTCAAGAAGTACGTGGCCAAGACGGCTCCCTACGATTGCGTGATCGATGGCCTCAACGTGGCCTACTCCACGGGCACCAAGAAGTCGCCCCAGCAGCTGGCCAAGCTGGTGGCCACCGTGGTGCGGCACTTCCGGGACCAGGACAAGCGTGTGCTGGTCCTGGGACGCGAGCACATGCGCAACTGGTCCAAGCAGGCCATGCACTACGTCCAGAGCAACGCCAGCCTCTTCCTCACCAGCAATCT GTCGCACGACGATCCCTTCCTGCTGTATGCCACGCTGCGCAGCGGCCAGGACACCGACTTCTTCTCCCGCGACCTGATGCGCAGCCACGCCTTCCACCTGGGACCCGAGCTGAAGCCCGTCTTCCGgcgctggcagcagcagcaccagttCTCGCTGGTCACCCAGACGCAGACGGGTCGCATCATAGTCAAGGAGCCCATCCGCCACCGACTGAGTGCCCACGCCGTGGCGGGCGCCTGGCACGTGCCCTACTGCGAGGCGTACACCCAGCACCCCACGGAGAGCTTCGAGGTGCCCGCCCATTGGCTGTGCCTCAGGCTCAAGGAGCAGCCAAAGGAAACCCCCGCCCGAGCGGCCAAGGGAAGGGCCAGACGGTAA
- the LOC108023666 gene encoding 26S proteasome regulatory subunit 10B, whose product MTVTATPLPDNLRVKAFSDYRKKLLEHKEIEGRLKEKREEIKELTKAYDKSENDLKALQSVGQIVGEVLKQLTEDKFIVKATNGPRYVVGCRRQLDKAKLKSGTRVALDMTTLTIMRYLPREVDPLVYNMSHEDPGDVTYSAIGGLTEQIRELREVIELPLLNPELFLRVGITPPKGCLLYGPPGTGKTLLARAVASQLDANFLKVVSSAIVDKYIGESARLIREMFNYARDHQPCIIFMDEIDAIGGRRFSEGTSADREIQRTLMELLNQMDGFDSLGQVKMIMATNRPDTLDPALLRPGRLDRKIEIPLPNEQARLEILKIHALKIAKHGEIDYEAIVKLSDNFNGADLRNVCTEAGLFAIRAEREYVIQEDFMKAVRKVSDNKKLESKLDYKPV is encoded by the exons ATGACCGTGACCGCGACGCCGCTGCCCGACAATCTGCGGGTGAAAGCCTTCTCCGACTACAGGAAGAAGCTCCTCGAGCACAAGGAGATCGAGGGACGCCTCAAAGAAA AGCGCGAGGAGATCAAGGAGCTGACCAAGGCGTACGACAAGTCGGAGAACGACCTGAAGGCCCTGCAGAGCGTGGGACAGATCGTGGGCGAGGTGCTGAAGCAGCTGACGGAGGATAAAT TCATTGTGAAGGCCACCAATGGACCCCGCTATGTGGTCGGTTGCCGTCGGCAGCTGGACAAGGCCAAGCTGAAGTCGGGCACCCGTGTGGCCCTCGACATGACCACGCTGACCATCATGCGGTACTTGCCCCGCGAGGTGGACCCCCTGGTGTACAACATGTCGCACGAGGACCCCGGCGATGTCACCTACTCGGCCATCGGAGGCCTCACCGAGCAGATCCGCGAGCTGCGCGAGGTCATCGAGCTGCCCCTGCTCAATCCGGAGCTCTTCCTGCGCGTCGGCATCACGCCGCCCAAGGGCTGTCTGCTGTACGGGCCGCCAGGCACGGGCAAAACGCTCCTGGCCCGCGCCGTGGCCTCGCAGCTGGACGCCAACTTCCTGAAGGTCGTCTCCTCGGCGATTGTGGACAAGTATATCGGCGAGAGTGCCCGCCTCATTCGCGAGATGTTCAACTACGCCCGCGATCACCAGCCCTGCATCATCTTCATGGACGAGATCGACGCCATCGGCGGTCGGCGCTTCTCCGAGGGCACCTCCGCCGATCGCGAGATCCAGCGCACGCTGATGGAGCTGCTCAACCAGATGGACGGCTTCGACTCGCTCGGCCAGGTCAAGATGATCATGGCCACCAACCGGCCCGACACCCTGGATCCCGCCCTGCTGCGTCCGGGTCGCTTGGACAGGAAGATCGAGATTCCGCTGCCCAACGAGCAGGCCAG GCTGGAAATCCTCAAGATCCACGCTCTGAAGATTGCCAAGCACGGCGAGATCGACTACGAGGCCATTGTGAAGCTGTCGGACAACTTCAACGGCGCGGATCTGCGCAATGTCTGCACGGAGGCGGGCCTCTTTGCCATCCG CGCCGAGCGGGAGTACGTCATCCAGGAGGACTTCATGAAGGCGGTGCGCAAGGTGTCGGACAACAAGAAGCTGGAGAGCAAGCTGGACTACAAGCCCGTCTAG
- the LOC108023665 gene encoding tRNA (guanine-N(7)-)-methyltransferase non-catalytic subunit wuho, whose amino-acid sequence MCVREAATIFFAEPELVVGLGRRVLFVNPDDLQIFKEIELPPDLGLRGQGSRESCPAPAPAPAPSPATAPGPGPGGEEQQLAAAAAAAGKQAEEKASGSGAGTGNGSAAVQNVAYSPDGQLLAVTTSGGQKALLLYRTRPENARLLSARPLARAASALRFCSDSSSVLVTDKTGDCYQYDCVEVEAAPRLLLGHLSVVYDILWSEDQQHIITCDRDDKIRVTNYPATFDIHSYCLGHREFVSGLALLTDRHIASASGDKTLRVWNYIQGKELLQHELPAPAVRLLVRQLEPERVYQAAVLFYDHVDALGLYRLERGAADDDSWSVTATQLVRAEAGTWNISNFTLTADRIYVTGAENERLSLRVYDIATGQRAASGVPEGWLKMVLDGLGANEEGGPPFIPEDLSVWFKKRFDNVSDYLERKKRRIEEQQQQKCG is encoded by the coding sequence ATGTGCGTGAGGGAAGCGGCTACGATTTTCTTCGCGGAGCCCGAGCTGGTGGTCGGCCTTGGCCGCAGGGTGCTGTTCGTGAACCCCGACGACCTGCAGATATTCAAGGAGATCGAGCTGCCGCCCGACCTTGGCCTGCGCGGCCAGGGCTCCCGGGAGTCCTGTCCAGCCCCTGCACCAGCCCCAGCCCCCTCCCCAGCCACAGCCCCTGGCCCTGGCCCGGGCGGCGAGGAGCAACAGCTGGCtgccgctgcagctgctgccggCAAGCAGGCGGAGGAGAAGGCCTCCGGATCTGGCGCGGGCACGGGAAACGGAAGCGCCGCAGTGCAGAACGTGGCCTACTCGCCGGACGGACAGCTGCTGGCCGTGACCACCAGTGGGGGGCAGAAGGCGCTGCTGCTGTACCGCACGCGGCCCGAGAACGCGCGCCTGCTCTCCGCCCGCCCCCTGGCCCGGGCGGCCAGTGCCCTGCGCTTTTGCAGCGACAGCAGCTCCGTCCTGGTCACGGACAAGACGGGCGACTGCTACCAGTACGACTGCGTCGAGGTGGAGGCCGCGCCGCGCCTGCTGCTGGGCCACCTGAGCGTGGTGTACGACATCCTGTGGTCGGAGGACCAGCAGCACATCATCACCTGCGACCGGGACGACAAGATACGCGTGACCAACTATCCAGCCACCTTCGACATCCACAGCTATTGTCTGGGCCACCGCGAGTTCGTCTCGGGCCTGGCCCTGCTCACGGACAGGCACATCGCCTCCGCCTCGGGCGACAAGACGCTGCGCGTCTGGAACTACATCCAGGGCAAGGAGCTGCTGCAGCACGAGCTGCCCGCCCCGGCGGTTCGTCTGCTGGTGCGGCAGCTGGAGCCGGAGAGGGTCTACCAGGCGGCGGTGCTCTTCTACGACCACGTGGACGCCCTGGGGCTGTACCGCTTGGAGCGCGGCGCCGCCGACGACGACTCCTGGAGCGTCACGGCCACGCAGCTGGTGCGCGCCGAGGCGGGCACCTGGAACATTAGCAACTTTACTTTAACCGCCGACCGGATCTATGTCACCGGCGCGGAGAACGAGCGCTTGAGCCTGCGGGTCTACGATATCGCCACGGGCCAGCGGGCGGCCAGCGGAGTGCCCGAGGGCTGGCTGAAGATGGTGCTGGACGGGCTGGGCGCCAACGAGGAGGGCGGGCCTCCCTTCATTCCCGAGGACCTGTCCGTGTGGTTCAAGAAGCGCTTCGACAACGTCAGCGACTACCTGGAGCGCAAGAAGCGGCGCatcgaggagcagcagcagcagaagtgCGGCTAG